A window of Nymphalis io chromosome 18, ilAglIoxx1.1, whole genome shotgun sequence genomic DNA:
TCAAGTATTGCGTTGCATGTTGCACCTTCTTGCTGCTTCTACATTTTTTCCACATCAATATTCTGTATTTCGTAGTAATTGGATATCGTGTGACTATAGCGCTCATCGTAGACTCTGGCTGATCGTTATCATTCTCAAAATAGTAAGGCCGCCTGATCCAACCCGAGTATGTCTCGTGCATTACATTTTGAGGATTTTCCAGAtgcggattttttttattaacatactcAGAGAATAGGTAATATTTTCTTTAGCTTCATTAAAAAACAGGATTTTCTTTTTCCTGTTCTGAAACCCTAATGTGCGTAAATTTTTCGCTATCCATCGTATATAGGCTAGTTCTTGGGTTGGTTGAATTTTAAATTGGTGTGAATGTtggaaattaatttttgtttgggGGAAACCTTGGAAAATCCggttttaagaaatttatttatttgtatactatGTATGTAACTAACTTGGTTATAGGTCATAGGTATATACTGTATAGAGATGCCAAAATTGAGATTCACTTTCAGCAATATACTTGTAATGCCTTGCTTGCTGGGTTTTTAAGAACGACGTGTTCTAACTACTTagtcatctcggctcttataacaactgtttatataaatacctttgcatttatatattttgttggtgGCAGATATTTACCCAACTTTGGATCGAACCTGCAGCTTCATCTTTGCTATGCGATCCTTATACcactttattgtatttgttaaagTACGCTTGTTCACAATTGttacactataaaatattgAGTATGCTAGCCTACTACAATGAAATAATGACATATAAGACATAAGatgtaatcatatattttatagctatGGAGTAAATAGCcgttataaaatatactcgttttaaaataacttatgtaTACCTATTTAAACAAGGTTATCTTATTATGTAACAAATTTATtgcattatgtatataaataagaaatacctACTAAGGCGGTGTGaagaaactacaaaaaaaacaattattatttaaaatatattacgataacatatttataataaaaagcagcgtaattatctatacaaatacaaCCACGTGTATCCTCATtgcaacatatttaaaaatggcgAAGCCATCGTGGCCgccatttcttcttcttcttaaaTTTGTTTTACGTTTGTAACATGGCGAAAAAAAAGTAGCAGTATTAAAATTTGAAGCAATAATATATGTgatgataatataaatgatcATATAATCTTTGATACATAAATATTCccaatatttaaagttatttttattggtaaGTTGCAGATTTAatatatgacaaataaaaaattacgaatacacatacaaattaatattttgaattaagtatacataaaaatattaaaaaaaaattgcggtGTGCCCTAAGTTACGAAAATTACAGAGTTGagatataaacaattattagtgTATTAATATCAACATATCAGTGTTACCAGACCAATTGGATCCTATATATGaatctatgtattatattatgttaccaCACAAATCGATAGCAGGGTGGCGCAATTGACGTCGATCGACAATTCCTACTATATTAGTTACCGAAACTATATGGGGGATCCCGTCTATTTTATATGTacctaataaaaattgaaacctatgaatacatatgaaagtaaaaaccGTCTGAAATGTTTCATTgacagttcttgattaaaatatctttatttatagaacaaaactaatctacttatatccacttcaTTTGTATTTCAGAATTCTGATAACAACTTTGCCGAAATTTAAACCTCGATATTTTCACCAatccataattataataatatcctgggtcattttacacacacggccatctgatcccaaattaagcttgtatacaGCTTTattatgaaaaccagacaactgatatattacaaatactacttttcttttgtaaatacatacttatatagataaatacacccagactaaagacaaacagatatgttcatacacacaaatgtctatcctgggtgggaatcgtacccacaaccttcggcgtgaaaggcaagtatctacccaCGCCAACCGGTATAGAATGAATACATtgattaaatgattaatttttatcaattgttaGTTACTCCTAAGTTTGGAATAGGTGTATAGGATACATCTAGGTGAATTTATTTGTCGTACGTTAGTTCCGCAATCAGTCACTAGACAAATTTATTGCTACTAAAGGAATAATAATCTGAGCTgtagttttttgtttgtgtatttaaaaatgttatgaatatataacgtctgttttttcttttgtaatttgaTTGTTATTGGAAATGCTATTGATAGAGAGTGATCAAGAAACatgatataaatgaaatagagATTAGTCGGTTACTTTTTATAACTAGTAATGACTCAACTTTATATATTGTTCCATAAATGTTTGTACAAccaatttactttaaaacacataagactttattttatttgatatcacatacataaaaaaaggttatattaaaaacttgttatgtaatcattaatttatttaatataagaacttttttaatgaaaattttactgTAAATTATTGGAAAAAGAAGAAAACAATAGTTACATGATAGAAGTTTATTTGGAATGTTCTATACTAATACAAGTAGAGTATAATtaattcctttttatttttattctaataggTAAACAGGTTGGCAAAGATATTTGTTGATGTGTGAAGTACATTAAGAATAATATGAAATGTACACATGAATACATAGAtattaataatggaaatatatcTGGATATCTAGGTGGTGGTTCAACTAAAAGTGTTCCGAGGCCCAACCAAAACATCCCTTGAAGtgagaaaaaaaagtttgtgCTAAGAAGCTTTAATATCACAGTGTTGTGATTAGCTGCCGGGTCGGCAGCCTTATATACAGTATTGGCATTGAGAAACGATAGAATACCATTATTTGGGTTTGATAATTTCAAAATGATactgtaaaaactaaaatatattaaacttgtaCATAGAAACGGTATTAATAGACCATCTTTTAGTAACAATGGTAGCATGCTAAATGTTGACACAACTAGGAACCAAAAGCACATAAATGGATCCTCAGGCAAATGCATCACTACAGGAATAGCTACAAGCAAAATTGACTTCTCATGAACTTGATATGAAAACAGAAAAAATGCCAAAGATACATTTATTAGGCACAAAACAAATTTCTTTCTAttaattcgaaagaagaaatcTAAACATGATGGTAATGCAGCCATAATTGTACACAAAATACATGTCCTTATCATTTCCTCATTATCGTAaacatattttaacttaatgaaAACGTTAGCTGAGCACCATACATTCGAGACCTTGTCTTCGAATACACCTCTTTTTACAGGAAACAACCTGTGTAATACTTGGAAGACATCATCCCAAGAATTAAGTAATGGATACcaaatgataataaaagtaGATATTACGGCAATAGCAAGTTTATTGAACCTATTTATTACATGAGAATATCTCCCTTTGTATGGTACCCACAAAAAGCattttctgaataaataaataaaaaagggcaATGCATGATACAGTtccatttgtttataattaagagCTAGAACAAAACAGATTGTAGCCAATGTATCATTCTCTAtggcaataataaaaaaggatgCCCATAAAAATAAACCTAGAGAAACACAATTGTACTGAAAATGTCCATGATCAATAAGTATTAAGCctggatataataaaaataaagttgtacTCATGTCTGTGCGTTTAAATACATTCGAATGATGTTTACCCATTATGCGTTCAGCATCTATGCATATACATAAAACAGCTGTGACATAAAAATACAAGTCACTTAAAAATACAGTCCATCTCATAAATGTTTTGTGTTGATCACTTTCATAGCCTCTAGATGCAAATAATCGTACAGATTCAGGGTCGAGCCAGTCTGCCACTAAGCCAATGAGAAAACTGTGATACGCCGTTAGCGGTGGGTAGTCCAGACCCCAATATTGCAGGTCGTTTTGAGTAGTATTCCGATACCAATGTGCTACCTGAGTATGCACGGTTATCTcttgccaatgtctttgggcctCGTAATCTCCGTACATAGGAGGTTTTTTGTACCCTGAATAAGGATACGCTGCAACGCTCCATCGTACGAATAAGGCGAAAAATATCCCAGAAAGTAAAGCTTCTTTCGTAACAGTAAATTTGTCCGGATCTGCTCTTTTCGACATTGTATCCGATTTTGTGCACTTTAAACTGATTTGAGATAAAGTTCATTCATATTTATGATAGGTAATACCTATATACATTAGCGCGTACGTGtagacattttaaatatttgacagcTCATACTTACAACATGAACGGCTTCGAGTTCTTTGGTAAGTTTTTCCTTGAGATACTCCTCTGTGTACACCATATTCAATACAATAACGGTAACTtgagaaaatatattcaaaacgcCAAATGGTCAAAGATATTATTGTTACTACAAGCAAaataggttattttattttttttctgtcacaAGCAAAAGACGAAGGAAAAACCAATAAGAtcttaaatataactaatattgctacattgtttttgtttaactaattgAATACCTATGTAAAGAATCCTATTAATTattcacaagtttttttttaattttaccttcCACAATGTAAAGGTTGGtactatttataacattatgtgTAGGTAcgccataataataatttatttttaaatttagaaatatataaataggtttaataactgaaataacgttttcaattatttaatctttaaaataaattatatgttttttactaCAATGAAAATGGAAGGAGAATCAACATTGTTAAAACCAAATTTCACTGAGTGGAGGTTTTGTCACTacccaaaatacattttattgccGATTGATGAAAATCATGATCAAGtcaaaaataatgtcaaaa
This region includes:
- the LOC126775717 gene encoding dolichyl pyrophosphate Man9GlcNAc2 alpha-1,3-glucosyltransferase, whose amino-acid sequence is MSKRADPDKFTVTKEALLSGIFFALFVRWSVAAYPYSGYKKPPMYGDYEAQRHWQEITVHTQVAHWYRNTTQNDLQYWGLDYPPLTAYHSFLIGLVADWLDPESVRLFASRGYESDQHKTFMRWTVFLSDLYFYVTAVLCICIDAERIMGKHHSNVFKRTDMSTTLFLLYPGLILIDHGHFQYNCVSLGLFLWASFFIIAIENDTLATICFVLALNYKQMELYHALPFFIYLFRKCFLWVPYKGRYSHVINRFNKLAIAVISTFIIIWYPLLNSWDDVFQVLHRLFPVKRGVFEDKVSNVWCSANVFIKLKYVYDNEEMIRTCILCTIMAALPSCLDFFFRINRKKFVLCLINVSLAFFLFSYQVHEKSILLVAIPVVMHLPEDPFMCFWFLVVSTFSMLPLLLKDGLLIPFLCTSLIYFSFYSIILKLSNPNNGILSFLNANTVYKAADPAANHNTVILKLLSTNFFFSLQGMFWLGLGTLLVEPPPRYPDIFPLLISMYSCVHFILFLMYFTHQQISLPTCLPIRIKIKRN